The following are encoded together in the Hippoglossus stenolepis isolate QCI-W04-F060 chromosome 12, HSTE1.2, whole genome shotgun sequence genome:
- the LOC118118907 gene encoding deleted in malignant brain tumors 1 protein, translating to MWTLLVLCTVVTVHGAPGAGRYYYTTVPHDYGTSYECILLCLRDRTCRNYCGWDFGYCSCTSSCQYYGNCCSDYKYHCSSTSASQTTAQPCGRQLVGSGTFSSPNHPNYYHDGANCVWQIRTTHDQRILLTFTYLQLENCCSCDYIKIYDGPSVHSRYLGQVCNNTLNSFYSTSNYMTVAFRSDGSVVGRGFKADFVSSLPRSAGRVECSTSSMNIVLQRSYLNSLGFYGHNLTLEDGRCRPQVSSYQVSFRYPINGCGNTREFTDGTATYNNIVTSFTSETGEITRQSFLQLKVACRMEKESVSQIMYLVEHNHNSSIIGSGRFNTSMKFYTSSSFYYEVTEFPYEVALNQYMYVQVSQTVYDSSLVLFLDTCVASPSPNDFQTRAYYLVHNGCPMDNTYRAYVSGTQHYARFSFKAFQFLRGSESVYIQCKVLVCQAQDYNSRCRRGCIARTSRDLGSEHHSQTMVLGPIKLQDPERNEEGTQKQEKV from the exons ATGTGGACTCTGCTGGTTCTTTGCACCGTGGTCACCGTACATGGAGCGCCAG GTGCTGGTCGCTACTACTACACAACTGTACCACATGACTATGGAACTTCATATG AATGTATCCTCTTGTGTCTCCGAGATCGCACGTGCCGTAACTACTGTGGCTGGGACTTCGGATACTGCTCCTGCACAAGCTCCTGTCAGTACTATGGCAACTGTTGCTCTGACTACAAGT ACCACTGCTCATCAACAAGTGCGAGCCAAACCACAG CGCAACCCTGTGGAAGGCAACTGGTTGGCTCTGGGACGTTCTCCAGCCCGAACCATCCCAACTACTACCACGATGGGGCCAACTGCGTCTGGCAGATCAGAACCACACATGACCAACGAATTCTCCTGACATTCACCTACCTGCA ATTGGAGAACTGCTGCTCATGTGACTATATTAAAATCTACGATGGGCCATCTGTTCATTCTCGATATCTGGGGCAAGTGTGCAACAACACTCTGAACTCGTTCTACTCCACGTCCAACTACATGACCGTGGCCTTCAGAAGTGATGGCTCCGTGGTTGGTCGAGGGTTCAAAGCCGACTTCGTAAGCTCTCTGCCAAGAAGTGCAG GTCGAGTGGAATGTTCCACAAGCAGCATGaacattgtgctgcagaggTCTTACCTGAATTCTCTCGGCTTCTATGGCCACAATCTGACCCTGGAAGACGGACGATGCAGACCCCAGGTTTCCAGCTACCAGGTGTCCTTCCGGTACCCCATCAACGGTTGTGGCAACACTCGAGAG TTTACGGACGGCACAGCTACGTACAACAACATCGTCACTTCCTTCACCTCCGAGACAGGAGAGATCACTCGCCAGTCCTTCTTGCAGCTGAAGGTGGCCTGCAGAATGGAGAAGGAGTCAGTGTCCCAGATTATGTACCTTGTGGAGCACAATCACAACAGTAGCATTATAGGCTCAGGCAGATTCAACACCAGCATGAAATTCTACACGTCCTCGAGCTTCTACTACGAG GTGACTGAATTTCCATATGAAGTGGCGCTCAACCAATACATGTACGTCCAAGTGAGCCAGACAGTGTACGACAGCAGCCTGGTCCTCTTTCTTGACACCTGTGTGGCCTCGCCATCTCCCAATGATTTCCAGACCAGAGCTTACTACCTGGTCCATAACGG GTGTCCTATGGACAACACCTACAGGGCTTATGTCAGCGGCACCCAGCACTACGCCCGTTTCTCATTTAAGGCCTTCCAGTTCCTGCGAGGCTCAGAATCAGTGTACATCCAGTGCAAGGTCCTGGTATGCCAGGCCCAGGACTACAATTCCCGCTGCCGCCGTGGCTGCATTGCGCGTACGTCCAGAGACCTGGGGTCAGAACATCACAGCCAAACTATGGTCCTGGGTCCCATCAAACTCCAAG ACCCTGAGAGAAACGAAGAGGGAACTCAAAAGCAGGAGAAGGTTTAA